The Pseudomonas chlororaphis subsp. piscium genome contains the following window.
GTTGTTGGCGATGTCGATGGCGCGGGTGATTTCACGCTCGTTGCGCTCCAGGTCCGGGCTGATCCAGATCCCCAGGGTCACGCGCAGACCGAACTCTTCCGCCAGCTTGGGGATGTTCTCCAGCGTGCCATCGACTGAGTAGGTCCGAATGTTGTCGGTCAGCTTGCTCATGATCTCCAGGTCGCGACGCATTTCATCGTCGGTCGGGAACTGGTCTTTCTGCGGGAACTGGCCCAGTTGGAAAGGCGAGTAGGAAAAGCCGGAGATTTGTGCAGGCCAATTGGGGGCGGAGACCGGGCGGTTGACCAGTGCCCAGAAGCCGGTGAACAGGGCGGCGATTGCCAGAACCACCACCAGGTTGAGTCCAAATTTACGCGATGACATAGCTATTTCGGGTTCCAAAGGGTGTGGAACGGGGGAACGGTCGGCATGCGCCAAGCGGCGCGCATCCTACACTGGCCTTCGACTGAGCGTACAGCGCACAGGGGAAAGCCGCAGGTTGGGCAATCCAACTCGATTTAAGTTCTCGGCGACGAAATTTTCAGATTGTTCCTTCATTAAAGCAGCCCTGACTGCCATTCATAGGGCAAAGATGCTCTTGGCGGGCATCGGCCCTATAATGCGCGCCGGTTTTTGGGGTAATGGTCATGAGTACAGAAGATCCGCGGTTTGCTGGCGTCGCCCGTTTGTATGGCATCGAGGGGCTGGAACGCTTGCGCGCCGCCCATGTGGCGATCGTCGGGGTCGGCGGTGTCGGTTCCTGGGCGGCGGAAGCCATCGCTCGTTGCGGCGTGGGCGAGATCTCGCTGTTCGACCTGGACGACGTCTGCGTCAGCAACAGCAATCGGCAGTTGCACGCCCTGGACAGCACGGTGGGCAAGGCCAAGGTCGAGGTCATGGCCGAGCGCCTGCGCGGGATCAATCCGCATTGCACCGTGCACGCGGTAGCGGACTTCGTCACTCGCGAGACCATGGCCGAATACATCACGCCAAACATCGACTGCGTGATCGACTGCATCGACAGCGTCAACGCCAAGGCGGCGCTGATCGCCTGGTGCAAGCGGCGCAAGATCCAGATCATCACCACTGGCGGCGCAGGTGGGCAGATCGACCCGACGCTGATCCAGGTCTGCGACCTGAACCGGACCTTCAACGACCCGCTGGCCTCGAAAGTGCGCTCGACCCTGCGCCGCGACTACGGTTTTTCCCGCACCGTGACCCGTCACTACAGCGTGCCTTGTGTGTTTTCCACCGAGCAGC
Protein-coding sequences here:
- the tcdA gene encoding tRNA cyclic N6-threonylcarbamoyladenosine(37) synthase TcdA codes for the protein MSTEDPRFAGVARLYGIEGLERLRAAHVAIVGVGGVGSWAAEAIARCGVGEISLFDLDDVCVSNSNRQLHALDSTVGKAKVEVMAERLRGINPHCTVHAVADFVTRETMAEYITPNIDCVIDCIDSVNAKAALIAWCKRRKIQIITTGGAGGQIDPTLIQVCDLNRTFNDPLASKVRSTLRRDYGFSRTVTRHYSVPCVFSTEQLRYPKPDGSICLQKSFVGDGVKLDCAGGFGAVMMVTATFGMVAATKAVDKLVAGVRRPADRVKPAAS